A genomic region of Azoarcus sp. KH32C contains the following coding sequences:
- a CDS encoding PLP-dependent cysteine synthase family protein, with protein sequence MAAMPVRESPLLSAVGRVPLVEITAICDIAPHCRLFATVEGVNPGGSIKDRPVARMLLKGIQAGHLDGGRRLLDSSSGNAGISYALFGAAMGIPVTLVVPGNASRERIDRIRASGAELILTDPIEGYDFAVSEARRLARERPDCYWYCDQYSNPENWRAHYETTGVQLLRGIAAITGRAPDAFVGGIGTGGTLTGVGRRMKEANPQTRVVVAIPDEFPGIEGLKPLGHPGDMVPAILDETLIDRRVAVRMEDAIPMCRLLARAGLFVGPSSGALVHAACRVAIEDGLHNIATILPDTGERYVSTGLWSGQGT encoded by the coding sequence ATGGCCGCGATGCCCGTGCGCGAATCCCCTCTTCTCTCCGCCGTCGGACGCGTCCCGCTGGTGGAGATCACGGCGATCTGCGACATCGCCCCCCACTGCAGGCTCTTTGCAACCGTGGAGGGCGTCAATCCGGGCGGTTCGATCAAGGACCGACCGGTCGCGCGCATGCTCCTCAAAGGGATCCAGGCGGGCCACCTCGACGGCGGCCGCCGGCTGCTGGACTCCTCGTCCGGCAACGCCGGCATCTCGTACGCGCTCTTCGGCGCCGCGATGGGCATACCGGTGACCCTCGTCGTGCCCGGCAATGCCAGCCGCGAACGCATCGACCGCATCCGCGCGAGCGGGGCCGAGCTGATCCTAACCGATCCCATCGAAGGCTACGACTTCGCCGTCAGCGAAGCACGGCGCCTTGCGCGCGAACGCCCCGATTGCTATTGGTACTGTGATCAGTATTCGAATCCGGAGAATTGGCGCGCGCATTACGAAACGACGGGCGTCCAATTGCTGCGCGGTATCGCCGCAATCACCGGGCGCGCGCCGGACGCTTTCGTCGGCGGGATCGGCACCGGCGGCACGCTCACCGGCGTCGGCCGCCGGATGAAGGAGGCCAACCCGCAAACGCGCGTCGTCGTGGCGATCCCCGACGAATTCCCCGGGATCGAGGGACTCAAGCCGCTCGGGCATCCGGGCGACATGGTGCCGGCGATCCTCGACGAAACGCTGATCGACCGCCGCGTGGCGGTGCGGATGGAAGACGCGATCCCGATGTGCCGCCTGCTTGCGCGGGCGGGCCTGTTCGTGGGTCCGTCCTCCGGCGCGCTCGTACACGCGGCCTGCCGCGTCGCAATAGAAGATGGCTTGCACAACATCGCGACAATATTGCCGGACACCGGCGAACGCTACGTCTCGACCGGCCTGTGGTCCGGCCAGGGGACGTAA